One window from the genome of Grus americana isolate bGruAme1 chromosome 2, bGruAme1.mat, whole genome shotgun sequence encodes:
- the SETD2 gene encoding histone-lysine N-methyltransferase SETD2 isoform X1: MFTPSFYVFFCMFSRLDCNREEENEGKPETVQKAGFIKGPVFKGVASSRFLPKGTKTKVNLEEQGRQKVSFSFSLTKKTLPNRFLTGLGNEKQNETQNSPAVPPQTDFNPKNKMDLGDATGSAEESSPPKPKVELGKIHFKKHLLNVTAKPPPAIAATLPPPAVAPVTEPVALAMDFLSTPPPPPPPPPPTAAPAASMPVPAAAALPQLPVTLMSTLLLSPPVEAEVPALKEPCHVLPKEALEPDVKQDAVSRGSEERVAQNMPEQTEITPQKEDSHIGKEDEVSDGSKGAPLCSRRQGSKRKFSQSDGTLLGSESDEDSVRTSSSQRSHELKISSTEKERDPRRSSASLRGDDLGKSSSRSKSDRDEKYSSYSKSERDSRYASSRSRSDRERRRSRSHSRSRSDRGSRTSSSYSRSERSHYYESDRRYHRSSPYRERSRYSRSYADSRARESSDSEDEYRRTHSRSSDSRRTSSHSSSSYRDSRTSYSKSDRDSKVDSSHADVERRGRSSKADRDSKRTSESEVTKRCSPLDELGYRKGTSHSKPDSNVNSSRYKSTPSKTPAPKPDKFKSSFCCTESIEEIKQQSNSLDLETSCLKSNEIRVSIAKKFEREKTLSPLNQLNDSPAFKKADDSKVGFANSKSEELTGNECHDSVKEQETLLKIKHDQLRTCFPMEMSVNGSLEGRADGLATSSASKTEDVTASSADSLCRSEASPVVKASPSYPLPSNGFESAYVSQEQEPDDSRVQSSECNSLLEAPVPQQQGEAIPLPVVNVDHAKTVLKKLDDQATPCDKTKEPVFCYISDYANPALYHSEVEIEAEPADLKVTSEAFLDTQVEPQTVTCDYESTEEQHSKSACHDEHGHPSHKISLAAESSSRDSSQGGCSPRPKLDHPMPEESVSSKWDVPPPDGHQELLQHSEAEEVLELNTRRVDLGLAKSKSLFQDEHSYYSEVPLEHRGRGVVEEGAVSTEGVGPDDLRVRCPGVSAEKDEGNEPLVASAFPDASFPSCNVIVTAEAMETVTQAPTCDSSGNAAEFVPAGHDDYSDTGESDSEGGSEDSDTEDSDSDDGVPRKRLQSVVVVPKNSTIAMEESSPGSSRSSQGNRRFSDHWDDERPEPSRPYYEERLENMASKGSLQVESRCSPRGMEKSPATSTELSRKETEELRPDPCQPQSDGVDSTSQADLTADSHGKPNPDERITLKELMSVGRPIGRQDEQLFCLPESFESADKSRHQMSSSKPDSRQGKGGLNQSGLGEFSRLDGFHTTEDLGGLGWDFSQPEKPSSTYQQPDSSFGVYSGYVYQPGSGAYGGSQSYWQGNGYWDARSASRPSTVNYERVQGQVPDSLTEDHEEFEEDDRWDDDCKPHFPGQVPGQKEKGSVQAHEISSNSTKEPVPGGEKKEEVKVLEKNDAKERGPPKKRRPELESDSESDVDSREKKKVKPEGEQVEPTLQDSSMVGRLCIMDDFRDPQRWKEFAKQGKMPCYFDLIEENVYLTERKKNKSHRDIKRMLCECPPLSKEERAQGEVACGEDCLNRLLMIECSSRCPNGDYCSNRRFQKKQHADVEVILTEKKGWGLRAAKDLPSNTFVLEYCGEVLDHKEFKARVKEYARNKNIHYYFMALKNDEIIDATQKGNCSRFMNHSCEPNCETQKWTVNGQLRVGFFTTKLVPSGSELTFDYQFQRYGKEAQKCFCGSANCRGYLGGENRVSIRAAGGKMKKERSRKKDSVDGELEALLENGEGLSDKNQVLSLSRLMVRIETLEQKLTCLKLIQNTHSQSCLKSFLECHGLSLLWIWMTELGDGRGSTANNLKLQLEIMKTLELLPIPTKNMLEESKVLPIIQRWAQTKTAVPQLSEGDGYSSENTSRAHTPLNTPDLSTKQSAEGDTDTPKKLVFRRLKIISENSMDSAISDTTSELEGKEGKEDLDQLEGAPMEVSEEQQQQEIKATVDAPVESSKPQAAELEAEPEAEVKESNSVKLEEPIMMETPSQDEEEGVSDVESERSQEQTDKIVDVSDLATRLLDSWKELKEVYRIPKKSQAEKENSADRGRETASHRDQTPTPKNPILSRERDPERQSQSKEKKRRRDSLSPPSSAYERGTKRPEDRYDTPASSKKKVRLKDRNKLSTEERRKLFEQEVAQREAQKQQQQLQNLGMTSPLPYDSMGYGTPHHSFIGYPPGYPMQAYVDPSNPNAGKVLLPTPTMDSMCSPAAYEHPQTLVGHAVEPTLTTPQPVPVVQHVATTMEVTTPQYVAQSDTVVHQEPNVAVLPVAAPGPVQSQSYGVWDSGQQTVAVQQQYSPAQSQPAIYYQGQTCQTVYGVTSPYSQTTPPIVQSYAQPGLQYIQGQQIYTAHPQGVIVQPPTAVTTIVAAGQPQPIQQPELVVTNNLLDLPPPSPPKPKTIVLPPNWKTARDPEGKIYYYHVVTRQTQWDPPTWDSPGDDASLEHEAEMDLGTPTYDENPMKSSKKPKTAEADTSSELAKKSKEVFRKEMSQFIVQCLNPYRKPDCKVGRITTTEDFKHLARKLTHGVMNKELKYCKNPEDLECNENVKHKTKEYIKKYMQKFGAIYKPKEDTDLE; encoded by the exons ggcAAGCCTGAAACCGTACAGAAAGCTGGCTTTATCAAAGGCCCGGTGTTCAAAGGCGTGGCTTCGAGTCGCTTTTTGCCCAAAGGCACCAAAACAAAGGTTAACCTTGAGGAGCAAGGAAGACAGAAAGTGTCTTTCAGCTTTAGTTTAACCAAGAAAACCTTACCGAATAGATTTTTGACTGGTCttggaaatgagaaacaaaatgaaactcaAAACTCCCCTGCAGTACCTCCTCAGACTGACTTTAAccccaaaaataaaatggaccTGGGGGATGCCACTGGTTCAGCTGAGGAGTCTTCACCTCCAAAACCGAAGGTAGAATTAGGGAAgatccattttaaaaaacatttacttAATGTCACAGCAAAACCACCACCAGCTATAGCAGCAACGCTACCGCCACCGGCTGTGGCACCGGTAACGGAACCGGTGGCGTTGGCCATGGACTTTCTGTCAACGCCACCGCCTcccccgcctccccctccgccaaCGGCGGCGCCGGCAGCGTCAATGCCggttcctgcagctgcagccttgcCACAGCTGCCGGTAACGCTGATGTCGACTCTGTTGCTGTCGCCGCCCGTGGAAGCTGAAGTTCCCGCTTTGAAGGAGCCATGCCACGTGCTACCTAAGGAGGCTTTGGAGCCTGACGTCAAGCAGGATGCGGTATCGCGTGGTTCGGAAGAACGTGTAGCTCAAAACATGCCCGAGCAGACAGAAATTACTCCGCAGAAGGAAGATTCCCATATTGGGAAGGAGGATGAGGTTTCTGACGGCTCGAAGGgtgctcccctctgctcccgGAGGCAGGGGTCAAAGAGGAAGTTCTCCCAGTCTGATGGCACACTGCTGGGCTCCGAGTCCGATGAAGATTCGGTGAGGACCTCCTCCAGCCAGCGGTCACATGAGCTGAAGATATCCAGtacagaaaaggagagggaTCCCAGAAGAAGCTCTGCGTCCCTCAGAGGTGATGACCTGGGAAAGTCTTCGTCGCGCTCCAAGTCGGATAGGGATGAGAAGTACTCGAGCTATTCAAAATCGGAAAGAGATTCGCGGTATGCGTCCTCCCGCTCTCGAtcagacagagagagaaggcGAAGCCGGTCTCATTCCCGTTCCCGATCTGATCGGGGCTCCCGAACCAGCTCTTCCTACTCGAGGTCAGAGCGTTCGCATTACTACGAATCGGACCGCAGATACCATCGGAGCTCCCCGTACAGGGAAAGGTCGAGGTATTCCCGTTCGTATGCGGACAGCAGGGCGCGAGAGAGCTCGGACTCAGAGGACGAGTACAGGAGGACACATTCCAGATCGAGCGACTCGAGGCGTACGTCgtcccactcctcctcctcctacaGAGACTCGAGGACTTCTTACTCTAAGTCGGACAGGGACAGCAAAGTAGACTCGTCTCATGCTGAcgtggagaggagaggaaggtcTTCGAAAGCAGATAGAGATTCAAAAAGGACTTCAGAAAGTGAAGTAACCAAAAGGTGCTCTCCCCTTGATGAGCTAGGCTATCGAAAGGGGACATCCCATTCTAAGCCCGACAGTAATGTGAATTCCTCCCGTTACAAGTCCACCCCTTCAAAGACCCCCGCACCAAAGCCTGATAAATTTAAGAGTTCTTTCTGTTGTACAGAATCGATcgaagaaataaaacagcagtCTAATTCTCTAGATTTAGAGACCTCTTGTCTAAAAAGCAATGAGATCAGGGTGTCCATTGCAAAAaaatttgaaagggaaaagacaCTTTCTCCATTAAATCAGTTAAACGATTCGCCCGCTTTTAAAAAGGCAGACGATTCGAAAGTGGGTTTTGCTAACTCAAAGTCTGAGGAACTTACAGGAAATGAATGCCATGACAGTGTTAAGGAACAAGAAACTTTATTAAAGATAAAGCACGATCAGTTAAGAACGTGTTTCCCCATGGAGATGAGTGTGAATGGGTCCCTGGAGGGCAGGGCTGATGGTTTGGCAACTTCCAGTGCCTCCAAAACAGAGGATGTCACTGCGTCTTCTGCCGATAGCCTGTGTCGGTCAGAAGCGTCACCCGTCGTGAAGGCGAGTCCGTCGTATCCGTTGCCGTCTAATGGGTTTGAGAGCGCGTATGTGTCTCAGGAGCAAGAGCCAGACGATTCTCGGGTCCAGTCCAGCGAGTGCAACAGTCTTTTGGAGGCTCCGGTCCCGCAGCAGCAAGGGGAAGCCATCCCTTTGCCCGTCGTGAATGTAGATCATGCTAAAACTGTACTTAAGAAGCTGGATGATCAGGCGACTCCATGCGACAAAACCAAAGAACCAGTTTTTTGCTACATTTCAGACTATGCCAACCCTGCTTTGTATCATTCGGAAGTAGAAATTGAAGCAGAACCAGCAGATTTAAAAGTTACATCCGAGGCTTTCCTGGACACGCAGGTAGAGCCGCAGACCGTTACGTGCGATTACGAGAGCACGGAGGAGCAACACTCAAAGTCTGCCTGTCACGATGAGCACGGTCATCCTTCCCATAAAATTAGCCTGGCAGCGGAGAGCTCAAGCAGGGATTCCTCCCAGGGCGGCTGTTCCCCGAGGCCGAAGTTGGACCATCCCATGCCGGAGGAAAGTGTCTCTTCCAAATGGGACGTGCCACCGCCGGATGGacaccaggagctgctgcagcattcAGAAGCTGAAGAGGTGCTCGAGTTGAATACTCGGCGTGTCGATCTTGGTTTGGCAAAAAGCAAGTCGTTGTTCCAAGATGAACATTCGTACTATTCGGAAGTGCCGCTGGAGCaccgtggcagaggggttgtggaagaaggtgctgTTTCCACCGAGGGAGTTGGGCCAGATGATTTGAGAGTTCGGTGTCCTGGCGTATCGGCtgagaaggatgagggaaaCGAGCCCTTGGTGGCTTCGGCTTTTCCGGACGCCTCGTTCCCCTCTTGCAATGTCATTGTCACTGCAGAAGCAATGGAGACAGTAACTCAAGCCCCGACATGTGACAGCAGTGGCAACGCTGCTGAATTTGTTCCCGCTGGCCACGATGATTACTCCGACACGGGGGAGAGCGACAGCGAGGGAGGCAGCGAAGACAGCGACACGGAGGACTCGGATTCTGATGACGGCGTGCCACGGAAACGGCTGCAGTCTGTTGTGGTTGTACCAAAGAACTCGACCATAGCGATGGAGGAGAGCAGCCCCGGCTCCTCGCGGAGCAGCCAGGGCAACAGGCGCTTCTCCGACCACTGGGACGATGAGCGACCCGAGCCCAGCAGACCCTACTATGAAGAGAGATTGGAGAATATGGCGAGTAAAGGCAGTCTGCAAGTAGAGAGCAGGTGTTCTCCTAGAGGGATGGAGAAGAGTCCAGCAACTTCCACGGAGCTCAGCAGGAAGGAGACGGAGGAGCTGCGGCCGGATCCGTGCCAGCCTCAGAGCGACGGCGTTGACAGCACAAGTCAGGCAGACCTAACGGCAGACTCCCACGGCAAACCCAACCCGGACGAGAGAATAACGTTGAAGGAGCTGATGTCCGTTGGTAGACCGATCGGCCGACAAGATGAGCAGCTGTTTTGTCTGCCGGAGAGTTTCGAAAGCGCCGATAAATCCCGACACCAGATGAGCTCTTCCAAGCCAGACAGTAGACAAGGGAAGGGTGGGCTTAACCAGTCTGGCCTCGGAGAATTCTCCAGGCTGGACGGTTTTCATACGACGGAGGACCTGGGTGGTTTGGGCTGGGACTTTTCCCAGCCGGAGAAGCCCAGTAGCACCTACCAGCAGCCAGATAGCAGCTTCGGGGTCTACTCGGGCTATGTTTACCAGCCGGGCTCAGGAGCGTACGGCGGCTCTCAGAGTTACTGGCAAGGCAACGGTTACTGGGATGCGAGGTCCGCTAGCAGACCTTCTACAGTTAATTACGAACGAGTTCAAGGGCAAGTACCGGATTCTCTAACGGAGGATCACGAGGAGTTTGAAGAAGATGACCGTTGGGACGATGACTGCAAACCTCATTTTCCCGGCCAGGTACCcgggcagaaagaaaaaggctcGGTGCAGGCACACGAGATCAGCAGCAATTCCACCAAGGAGCCGGTGCCTGGcggggagaaaaaagaggaggtgaaggttttggaaaaaaatgatgcaaaagaACGAGgtccaccaaaaaaaagacGCCCGGAGTTGGAGAGCGACTCTGAGAGCGACGTGGACTcgagggagaagaagaaggtgAAGCCGGAGGGGGAGCAGGTGGAGCCGACGCTGCAGGACTCCTCCATGGTCGGTCGGTTGTGTATCATGGACGACTTCAGAGACCCCCAGCGCTGGAAGGAGTTTGCCAAGCAAGGAAAGATGCCCTGTTACTTTGACCTTATTGAGGAGAATGTGTACTTGACAGAAAg GAAGAAGAACAAATCTCACCGGGATATTAAGCGGATGCTGTGCGAATGCCCTCCTCTCTCCAAAGAAGAGCGAGCTCAGGGGGAGGTTGCTTGTGGAGAAGACTGTCTCAATCGCCTGCTCATGATAGAGTG TTCTTCCAGGTGCCCAAACGGCGACTACTGCTCCAACAGACGCTTCCAGAAGAAACAGCATGCAGATGTCGAAGTGATCCTCACTGAAAAGAAAGGCTGGGGGCTGAGAGCTGCCAAAGATCTGCCATC CAACACTTTTGTCTTGGAGTACTGCGGCGAAGTGCTGGATCACAAAGAGTTCAAGGCTCGCGTGAAAGAATATGCCCGGAACAAGAACATTCACTATTATTTCATGGCCCTGAAGAATGACGAG ataatCGATGCTACCCAGAAAGGAAACTGCTCTCGTTTTATGAACCACAGCTGTGAACCAAACTGCGAGACACAAAAG tGGACTGTGAATGGGCAGCTCAGAGTTGGATTTTTCACCACCAAACTAGTCCCGTCGGGCTCAGAGCTGACGTTTGATTACCAGTTCCAGAGATACGG CAAAGAGgctcagaaatgtttctgtggcTCGGCCAACTGCCGGGGTTACCTGGGAGGAGAGAACAGGGTCAGCATCCGAGCCGCcggaggaaaaatgaaaaaggagcgCTCCCGTAAGAAGGATTCG GTGGACGGGGAGCTGGAGGCGCTGCTGGAGAACGGAGAAGGTCTCTCCGATAAGAACCAAGTTCTCAGCTTGTCCCGGCTGATGGTTCGGATCGAAACTCTGGAGCAGAAGCTCACCTGCCTCAAACTCATACAG AACACGCACTCGCAGTCCTGCCTGAAGTCCTTCCTGGAGTGTCACGGCTTATCTCTCCTCTGGATTTGGATGACGGAGTTGGGCGATGGGAGAGGAAGCACCGCTAACAACCTGAAGTTGCAGCTGGAG ATTATGAAGACACTAGAGCTCCTGCCTATACCTACCAAAAACATGCTGGAGGAGAGCAAAGTGCTTCCCATTATTCAGCGCTGGGCTCAGACCAAGACTGCTGTCCCGCAGCTCAGCGAAGGGGATGGCTACTCGAGCGAGAACACCTCGCGGGCTCACACGCCGCTCAACACGCCAGATCTTTCCACCAAGCAGAGCGCCGAAGGTGACACGGACACCCCGAAGAAGTTGGTATTTCGAAGGCTGAAAATTATAAGTGAAAACAGCATGGACAGTGCCATCTCGGATACTACCAGtgagctggaagggaaggagggcaaAGAGGACCTGGACCAGCTGGAGGGTGCCCCGATGGAGGtgtcagaggagcagcagcagcaggagatcaAAGCCACCGTTGATGCGCCGGTGGAGAGCAGCAAACCCCAAGCTGCGGAGCTGGAGGCTGAGCCTGAAGCAGAGGTCAAAGAGAGCAACAGCGTGAAGCTGGAAGAGCCCATTATGATGGAAACGCCATCTCAAGATGAAGAGGAAGGCGTATCTGATGTGGAGAGCGAGAGAAGCCAAGAACAAACGGACAAAATTGTGGATGTGAGCGATTTGGCTACCAGGCTGCTCGACAGCTGGAAGGAGCTCAAG GAGGTGTACCGGATCCCGAAGAAGAgtcaagcagaaaaggaaaacagtg CTGACCGTGGGAGAGAGACAGCCAGCCACAGGGATCAGACTCCTACTCCGAAGAACCCCATCCTGAGCAGAGAGCGGGATCCCGAGAGGCAGAGCCAGAGTAAAGAGAAGAAGAGACGGAGAGACTCGTTGTCCCCTCCGTCCTCGGCGTACGAGCGAGGAACCAAGAGGCCGGAGGACAG gTATGACACACCAGCATCTTCAAAGAAGAAAGTCCGGCTTAAGGATCGCAACAAGCTGTCCACGGAGGAGCGCAGGAAGCTGTTTGAGCAGGAGGTCGCCCAACGGgaggctcagaaacagcaacagcagctacAAAACCTGGGGATGACGTCCCCCCTGCCCTACGACTCCATGGGCTACGGCACGCCCCACCACAGCTTTATCGGCTACCCGCCTGGCTACCCCATGCAAGCCTACGTAGACCCCAGCAACCCCAACGCTGGCAAGGTGCTGCTTCCCACGCCCACCATGGATTCCATGTGCTCGCCGGCGGCGTACGAACACCCGCAGACTTTGGTTGGGCACGCGGTAGAACCAACCCTAACTACTCCTCAGCCGGTACCAGTAGTCCAACATGTAGCAACGACGATGGAGGTTACAACTCCGCAGTATGTAGCACAAAGCGACACCGTTGTCCATCAAGAACCCAACGTGGCCGTCCTGCCTGTGGCCGCGCCGGGACCGGTGCAGAGCCAGAGCTACGGGGTCTGGGATTCCGGCCAGCAGACTGTAGCTGTACAACAGCAGTACTCACCAGCCCAGTCCCAACCAGCCATCTATTACCAAGGACAGACCTGTCAGACCGTTTACGGTGTCACATCCCCCTACTCGCAGACGACCCCACCGATTGTACAG AGTTACGCCCAGCCAGGTCTCCAGTACATCCAGGGCCAGCAGATTTACACGGCTCATCCGCAGGGAGTCATAGTGCAGCCACCGACAGCGGTAACTACGATCGTCGCAGCCGGGCAGCCTCAGCCCATCCAGCAG CCAGAGCTTGTGGTGACCAATAACCTCTTGGACCTGCCTCCACCATCCCCTCCAAAACCCAAAACGATCGTGCTACCACCCAACTGGAAAACAGCCCGAGAT